From a single Miscanthus floridulus cultivar M001 chromosome 8, ASM1932011v1, whole genome shotgun sequence genomic region:
- the LOC136475547 gene encoding spermine synthase-like isoform X2: protein MEAGGAGNGSNGAAQTKGSGGDGSAKPLPPCCVKARAAAPESEAKCHATVVSGWFTEPRSHCGKAIKVQYYNNPMWPGEAHSLKVEKILYQGKSPYQEVLVFEEMITHLPLCSIPSPKKVLVIGGGDGGVLREISRHNSVESIDICEIDQLVIDICKDFFPHLSVGFEDPRVQLHVGDAVEFLRNAPEVTYDAIIVDSSDPIGPAQELVEKPFFETIARALRPGGVLCNQAESMWLHTHLIQDMLSICRETFKGSVRYAWTSVPTYPSGAIGFLLCAKEGPPVNFLTPINPIEVEGATKAGREIRFYNSEMHRAAFVLPTFAKRELEAYCASTETKQAEEVAAAPPKQTVVPNSGILTAS, encoded by the exons ATGGAGGCTGGAGGCGCAGGAAATGGTTCGAATGGGGCGGCGCAGACAAAGGGGAGTGGGGGTGATGGCTCCGCCAAGCCGCTGCCCCCTTGCTGTGTCAAGGCGAGAGCTGCGGCGCCCGAGTCCGAGGCCAAGTGCCATGCCACCGTGGTTTCGGGATGGTTCACCGAGCCACGATCACACTGCG GTAAAGCCATCAAGGTTCAATATTACAATAACCCAATGTGGCCAG GAGAGGCCCATTCCTTGAAAGTGGAGAAGATATTGTACCAGGGGAAATCACCATACCAGGAAGTCCTGGTCTTTGAG GAAATGATTACTCACCTCCCACTTTGTTCAATTCCATCCCCTAAAAAG GTTTTGGTTattggtggtggtgatggaggTGTACTTCGAGAGATTTCCAGACATAATTCAGTGGAGTCTATTGACATATGTGAAATTGATCAGCTGGTTATTGAT ATTTGCAAAGATTTCTTCCCACATTTGTCTGTTGGATTTGAAGATCCTCGTGTTCAACTTCATGTTGGTGACG CTGTGGAGTTCTTGAGAAATGCTCCTGAAGTGACATATGATGCTATCATTGTTGATTCATCAGACCCAATAG GGCCTGCTCAGGAACTTGTTGAGAAGCCTTTTTTTGAGACCATTGCTAGAGCTTTGAGGCCTGGTGGTGTTCTTTGTAACCAAGCTGAGAGTATGTGGTTGCATACACATTTGATTCAGGACATGCTTTCAATTTGCCGTGAGACTTTCAAGGGTTCTGTCCGCTATGCATGGACTAGTGTCCCAACATACCCAAG TGGGGCGATTGGGTTTCTGCTATGTGCCAAAGAAGGTCCACCGGTGAACTTTCTGACTCCTATAAATCCAATTGAAGTGGAAGGAGCTACTAAAGCAGGAAGGGAGATCAGATTTTATAATTCAGAG ATGCATAGGGCAGCGTTTGTTCTTCCGACCTTTGCCAAGAGAGAGCTAGAAGCATACTGTGCTTCCACGGAAACG AAGCAGGCAGAGGAAGTAGCGGCAGCGCCCCCAAAGCAAACTGTGGTGCCAAATAGTGGAATTCTCACTGCATCCTAG
- the LOC136475547 gene encoding spermine synthase-like isoform X3: protein MEAGGAGNGSNGAAQTKGSGGDGSAKPLPPCCVKARAAAPESEAKCHATVVSGWFTEPRSHCGKAIKVQYYNNPMWPGEAHSLKVEKILYQGKSPYQEVLVFESSMYGKVLVLDGIVQLTDKDECAYQEMITHLPLCSIPSPKKVLVIGGGDGGVLREISRHNSVESIDICEIDQLVIDICKDFFPHLSVGFEDPRVQLHVGDAVEFLRNAPEVTYDAIIVDSSDPIGPAQELVEKPFFETIARALRPGGVLCNQAESMWLHTHLIQDMLSICRETFKGSVRYAWTSVPTYPSELVAVLVHLAVIGYFGL from the exons ATGGAGGCTGGAGGCGCAGGAAATGGTTCGAATGGGGCGGCGCAGACAAAGGGGAGTGGGGGTGATGGCTCCGCCAAGCCGCTGCCCCCTTGCTGTGTCAAGGCGAGAGCTGCGGCGCCCGAGTCCGAGGCCAAGTGCCATGCCACCGTGGTTTCGGGATGGTTCACCGAGCCACGATCACACTGCG GTAAAGCCATCAAGGTTCAATATTACAATAACCCAATGTGGCCAG GAGAGGCCCATTCCTTGAAAGTGGAGAAGATATTGTACCAGGGGAAATCACCATACCAGGAAGTCCTGGTCTTTGAG TCATCAATGTATGGGAAAGTCCTTGTGCTTGATGGTATTGTTCAATTGACTGATAAGGATGAATGTGCATACCAGGAAATGATTACTCACCTCCCACTTTGTTCAATTCCATCCCCTAAAAAG GTTTTGGTTattggtggtggtgatggaggTGTACTTCGAGAGATTTCCAGACATAATTCAGTGGAGTCTATTGACATATGTGAAATTGATCAGCTGGTTATTGAT ATTTGCAAAGATTTCTTCCCACATTTGTCTGTTGGATTTGAAGATCCTCGTGTTCAACTTCATGTTGGTGACG CTGTGGAGTTCTTGAGAAATGCTCCTGAAGTGACATATGATGCTATCATTGTTGATTCATCAGACCCAATAG GGCCTGCTCAGGAACTTGTTGAGAAGCCTTTTTTTGAGACCATTGCTAGAGCTTTGAGGCCTGGTGGTGTTCTTTGTAACCAAGCTGAGAGTATGTGGTTGCATACACATTTGATTCAGGACATGCTTTCAATTTGCCGTGAGACTTTCAAGGGTTCTGTCCGCTATGCATGGACTAGTGTCCCAACATACCCAAG TGAACTGGTGGCAGTGCTGGTTCATTTGGCAGTCATAGGATATTTCGGGCTTTAG
- the LOC136475547 gene encoding spermine synthase-like isoform X1, translated as MEAGGAGNGSNGAAQTKGSGGDGSAKPLPPCCVKARAAAPESEAKCHATVVSGWFTEPRSHCGKAIKVQYYNNPMWPGEAHSLKVEKILYQGKSPYQEVLVFESSMYGKVLVLDGIVQLTDKDECAYQEMITHLPLCSIPSPKKVLVIGGGDGGVLREISRHNSVESIDICEIDQLVIDICKDFFPHLSVGFEDPRVQLHVGDAVEFLRNAPEVTYDAIIVDSSDPIGPAQELVEKPFFETIARALRPGGVLCNQAESMWLHTHLIQDMLSICRETFKGSVRYAWTSVPTYPSGAIGFLLCAKEGPPVNFLTPINPIEVEGATKAGREIRFYNSEMHRAAFVLPTFAKRELEAYCASTETKQAEEVAAAPPKQTVVPNSGILTAS; from the exons ATGGAGGCTGGAGGCGCAGGAAATGGTTCGAATGGGGCGGCGCAGACAAAGGGGAGTGGGGGTGATGGCTCCGCCAAGCCGCTGCCCCCTTGCTGTGTCAAGGCGAGAGCTGCGGCGCCCGAGTCCGAGGCCAAGTGCCATGCCACCGTGGTTTCGGGATGGTTCACCGAGCCACGATCACACTGCG GTAAAGCCATCAAGGTTCAATATTACAATAACCCAATGTGGCCAG GAGAGGCCCATTCCTTGAAAGTGGAGAAGATATTGTACCAGGGGAAATCACCATACCAGGAAGTCCTGGTCTTTGAG TCATCAATGTATGGGAAAGTCCTTGTGCTTGATGGTATTGTTCAATTGACTGATAAGGATGAATGTGCATACCAGGAAATGATTACTCACCTCCCACTTTGTTCAATTCCATCCCCTAAAAAG GTTTTGGTTattggtggtggtgatggaggTGTACTTCGAGAGATTTCCAGACATAATTCAGTGGAGTCTATTGACATATGTGAAATTGATCAGCTGGTTATTGAT ATTTGCAAAGATTTCTTCCCACATTTGTCTGTTGGATTTGAAGATCCTCGTGTTCAACTTCATGTTGGTGACG CTGTGGAGTTCTTGAGAAATGCTCCTGAAGTGACATATGATGCTATCATTGTTGATTCATCAGACCCAATAG GGCCTGCTCAGGAACTTGTTGAGAAGCCTTTTTTTGAGACCATTGCTAGAGCTTTGAGGCCTGGTGGTGTTCTTTGTAACCAAGCTGAGAGTATGTGGTTGCATACACATTTGATTCAGGACATGCTTTCAATTTGCCGTGAGACTTTCAAGGGTTCTGTCCGCTATGCATGGACTAGTGTCCCAACATACCCAAG TGGGGCGATTGGGTTTCTGCTATGTGCCAAAGAAGGTCCACCGGTGAACTTTCTGACTCCTATAAATCCAATTGAAGTGGAAGGAGCTACTAAAGCAGGAAGGGAGATCAGATTTTATAATTCAGAG ATGCATAGGGCAGCGTTTGTTCTTCCGACCTTTGCCAAGAGAGAGCTAGAAGCATACTGTGCTTCCACGGAAACG AAGCAGGCAGAGGAAGTAGCGGCAGCGCCCCCAAAGCAAACTGTGGTGCCAAATAGTGGAATTCTCACTGCATCCTAG